The DNA window CATACCAACCAACCTCCTTGACATCTTCTACCTTGCCCACTGCGACACCAGCGCACGTAGGGCAGCTGGAGGTCGAGTACGCCATGTCGCTGGAGGATGATGAAGACCGTCTAGACACCTACTACGACAATGAGCCTCTATGATACCGCACCGTGGCAAGCATCCTCGGCGGCTAGTCTTCACCGGACCAGCCCGAAGCTCTTCGCCCAGCTTCATTTGATGCACGCCGGTGAGTCGACCACTTACGCTGAGGCGCAGGGTGATCTGGCGTGGTGGGCGGCGATGGAGCAGGAGCTCACGTCCGTCGAGCAGAACCGCACCTAGGAGCTGGTGAAAAGCCTGACGGCCACCGCACTATCACCCTAAAATGGGtgttcaagctcaagaaggacgagctggacgcgatgatcaagcacaaggcatggctggtggcgtgAGGCTTCGTTCAGTAGAGGGGATCGACTACGACAACGCCTTTGCCCCCGTGGCACGCATGGAGTCAGTCTGTGTCCACCTTGCGCCGATGGCTCAAGAGGGGTGGCAAGTCCACCACATGGACGTGAAGTccgccttcctcaatggtgacctcaaggaggaggtctacgtgcgccAGCCACCTAGCTACGCCATCGTCGAAGAAGAGGGGAAGGTGTACCGCCTGCGCAAGGCACTCTATGTCCTGCATTAGGCACTGCACGCCTAGAACGCGAAGCTCGATGCCACACTCAAGAAGATGGGCTTCAAGCAGAGCGCGCATGAGGTGGCGGTGTACCGGCGGGGCAGCGTACACAACGTTCTACTGGTCAACGTTTGCgtcgatgacctcatcatcaccggcGCTAAAGAGCAGAAGGTGAAGGTGTTCAAGGCGCAGATGAAGAAGGCGTTTgacatgagcgacctcggcctcctctgcttctacctCGGCATCGAAGTGCGCCAGGACGCCACCGGGATCGACCTCCGCCAAACCCACTACGCCAAGTGCATCCTCGAGCTCAGCGGCATGACAGGCTACAATCCGGCCCACACCCCGATGGAGGAGAAGCTCAAGCTGAGTCAGGAGAGCACGACGGAGGTCGATCCAACTCATTATCGGCGGCTGATCGGGAGCTTGCGCTACCTGGTCCATACCCGGCCGGACATCGCGTTCGCCGTTGGGTACATGAGCTGGTTCATGGAGCGGCCGACGATGGAGCATCTGCAGGCCGTCAAGCGAATCTTGCGCTACGTGGTGGGCACCCTCGACTACGGTCTTCACTATGGAAGGGCCCTTGACACGACGTGGTTCATCGGCTACTGCGACAGCGACCTCACCGGCGATGTGGATACTAGTAAGAGCACAACCGGGACGATGTTTTTCCTCGGTGATTGCTTGGTCAGCTGGCAGTCcctcaagcagaaggtggtggccctCTAAAGCTGTGAAGCGGAGTacatcaccaccaccactaccGCAACACAAGCACTATGACTGTCAAGGATGCTGGCAGAGCTCCTTGGTAGGAAGgtggatgtggttgagctgaAGGTGGACAGCAAGTCTGCTCTAACTCTGGCCAAGAACCCTGTCTTCCATGAAAGAAGCAAGCACATTCTTatcaagtaccacttcatcaGAGATTGCTTGGAGGACGAAAGAATCAAGGACAGCCACATTGCCACTACTAATCAGTTGGCTGACATTCTCACCAAGTCGCTGGGGAAGTCCAAGTTTCAGGAGATGAGGGAGAGGATTGAGCTACAGCAGATCACCTCCAGTGCTTGGCACAAGGCTTAGGGAGAGATCAATAGATAAGCATAGTGCTAAagcacttgtatcttactttttCTGCACTTTTACTTTCCTTGGCTTACAAGTCTAGTGCTAGGAATATGCTCAACATCCACTTTAGTGGTTAGAATATGCTGTAGCAAGTGGGAATCCCCTTTGCCTATAAAGGGCAAGGGAGTGTCATTGTAAAAACAAGCCATTGCATTTTTCTATTCAATCGAGCGGCCAAGAGCCAAGCTATCCTATGGTAGttccagatctgaatctgagatccaATCGAGCCAACAGCTTCAAGGTTCAAGCCCATCCAACCTTCCtccactaccggactccttgagtttgccgagtgcccgaaacactcggcaaaagacataaaacactcggcaaatggttcgccgagtgtaacactcggcgaacagcactcgccaaaaacagtgacggcaaagccaactttgccgagtgtcttttatcgggcactcggcaaagcctttaccgagtgcccgacactcggcaaagttgaaaccgaaaaaaacccgaaaaaatgggaatttttacccaaaaaaatggatttttttatcgatggaggcccccaccggccagcgcccacccatcaacgacatttttcgcgtgaatttcatggctacgcggccgacgcgattcgaacccgagacctcccgctgtgcacgtacctcctctaccactacaccacactctcacttgtgtctggattccgttttagttcccaatatattatactaaaccgactgtaaattgcatgtttgaggccataaacgaattcaaataaaaaagttgtaaactacaaagtttcataacttttcgagatctacacttttagtttatgaagtttttccatccgaggtcatttacaaaatttgaattttaaaattttaaaattcaaacacagttttgcatgacaagatgttttcaaatcaaaaagttgtaaactacaaagtttcataacttttcgagatctacacttttagtttaggaagtttttccatccgaggtcgtttacaaaatttgaattttaaaattttgaaattcaaacacagttttgcatgacaagatgttttcaaaccaaaaagttgtcaactacaatgtttcataacttttcgagatctacagagtttattttggttgttttttcatccgaggtcgtttgaaaagttcaaattttaaaattttgaaattcaaacgcagttttgcatgacaagatgttttcaaatcaaaaagttgccaattataaagtttcataacttttcgagatctacaaagtttgttttggttgtttggtcatctgttcatcagacatggtcgttctaacattgttcacaaatcttatatatctctcttgtagtttcataaactacaagagagatatgttagatttgtgaacaaatttattttcactttgtcgtatgaagaaaagaccaaaacaaacattgtacatcttgatgagttatacaactttgtagttgaaaacttttttatttgaattaatttactgcttcaaaatgtgctttgaaattttctttgccgagtgtaaaaaaaacactcggcaaagaagctctttgccgagtgtcaaaaaaaaatactcggcaaagaagctctttgccgagtgtcaaaaaaaaacactaggcaaatagactctttgccgagtgttaaaaaaaacactcggcaaagagcctctttgccgagtgtaaaaaaaacactcggcaaaggcgtctttgccgagtgcccgaaaaacaacactcggcaaaccacctggcactcggcaaactaccgGTCTCCAGTAGTGCTCTCAACTCTTGTGAGTCTTGCATTGTTCTATTACTCATCTAGTCTTTGTTTCTCTTATAGACACTCCAATTCAAAAGTCAATTTGCCTTGGACATGTTCCCTTTTTGCTAGACTTGTATGTGGTTGATTTCAAAGAGGAACCATGTCACTGCGCAGAAACACTAAGAAGTAGCATATTTCTTTATTTACCCATCACTTATAACCAAATTAAGCCCCCGTGATAGCACCAGTTTTGCTGCTTCATCATGCCCCCTTTTCTTGCGGCAGATTCACTGAGCTCCATGCATAGCAGTTTTCATGCATGTGTAAAAAAATATCCATGTTGCTGCTTGTTTAAAAGCTACAAAAATTTGCTTTATCGGTTCTTCAGTTTAATCTTGGCGTTTGAACTGCTTCTTCAGTTCTTTCccttttgatttatttttatccATTCAGGAGTTTCGTTGTCTTCTTTAGGTTGAATTACAGTTggatttatgatttttttttctctgaGTAAATGTTTTGTTCAGAGCTTGATACTAATGTTCCAGAAATAATATCCAAAACCATTCTGTAATATAGAGTTTCTCCATTTGTAAAAGTTTTATTATGAACCCCTTTAAACAAACTTTACCACTTTATCTGAATGATGAGGCATTCAATTTCACTTGGAAAGGAAAGTTGACATGAATAGATTAACTTGAATAATGCCATGGCATCTTACTGTTATTTCCAATACTGCTGTAATAAAAGAAAAATCAAGATATCATGATTCAGAAATGAAGTGTCCAATACTCCGTATAACACATAAGCGCAGGTTAGTAAACCAAATACTCTCTAGTAGGTTCCTGAAACATAACAGGAAACGGATAGGCACATTGAACCAGCCATTAGCTAGGCAAATCTGGATGCCAAAACCATAGACAAACAGCATGTTCGTATGAGTGGGACTGAACAGACAAATAGTATGATCCCTGATGGTATGGTGTTTCCCACGACGAAGGCGGCTTTGTTTTCTATGGCATATATTTATCAGTTCAGTGAGATAGTTGTTCCTTCATCATTTTTTTGTTACTTTGATCTCAAAACTTGCACAAAcatgagaagcatgataagttaagAGGGCATCGACAGCAATAGTGAAACATGGCAAGAATCTATACAATAATAGAATTTAGAGCATTAAAATTTACTTCTGGAAAATAGACCTCATAAGCTAATTACTCAAATGTTTTTTTTTGGAATGGCATATAATTGATAGTTGACAACTACTCAATAAGTCTCAACAAATACAAATGCTGCCAGAGTTTTACATTCTTGAAATTTGCCACATTTTTTAATAGAATATAAAAAATTCCATCGTTTTAATAAAATATAGAGTAAAATACACTGGCGGTCCATAAACTACTACATCATTCTCATCTTGGACATGGAACTATAAGTTGCAGATCTAGGTCCCTAAACTATTTAAGTACCACAATCTTGGTCCAAAGTAGCCACATCACAACAAATTAGCTGACATGGTGCTTTAACATGGAACCACATGTGGGTTCGTAGTTCATAAGTACAAGGTTGGTGTCTAAACTATCACGTGATGCACATTTAAGTCCCGAAACTATGAAATCACAAAGGTCCCTAATCTATTTATTAAGTACTCTATCTCGGCCCAAAATAACCTTAACATACTCCATTCATTGTCATCTACTAGCTCATTGTTGACCTTATCATCCGCATACCATCTTGTCTTGGCAATCAACATCTTGGCACCAGTTGTCATGCCAGCAGCACAATGCGACTTGGTCGGATAGTGTTGTCACGGGCATTACTTGTAGAAGACCACCAACATGACCACCCTAAGTGGCAACAATTCATTCTGGGCAGTTGCATGGACACCATCCCAAAGAGCAAACTATAGTTGAGAACCCTGCATAGCTCATTCTAATAGTGTGAGTTTGTTCTTGGTGAATGCTTGGACACTGTCTGTGGCCAAACTAAACTGCTATTGTTTGTTAGCTCCACTGGGTATCCTCTCTGGACAGTGCTACGTAGCCACCAACGCTTGCTTGAGTGTGTCGTTCTTCCAATGGTGGAGGCATAGATGCTTTGGACCGATATTGTAGTACCGCAATGGATTAGTAAGGATCTAGACTTGCTATTTCATGTTTAGTCTCTGGACCAAGGTGAGAATCACTAATAGTTTAGGGACCAACCGTGTAATTATGAGCTATGCACCCATGTATTGGTCCCACACTAGAGCACTTTGTTAGCTAATTTCCTATGATGTGATTGCTTTGGACTGAGATTGAGGCGCCTATTTAGTTTAGGGACTTTGgtataactttatagttttggGACCTGGTTAAGTTTAAGAGCCACCATTGTAATTTACTCTAGAAAATATAAGTTAGAATAAAATTGTAAAGGAATTGCTCCACAAACATTTTCTAGCAAAAGTGATGATATTATTTCTCCATGATAAGTCTAAATAGCCATATATATGACAGAGTGGTAGTGTGTGATTTGAATGTTGAAACTAGTTGGTCCAAACATATGTTTTCCTATTCACAAGAAACCACTAGTTATTATGTACATCCAGTTCAACCTACCCTGCTAAGTAGTGCATGCAGCCAACGCAATGCAATTTATTTATCACTAATAAACTTTTATGTGGGTAACAATTGAAATACTATGAATTCGGTTACTCTTCCTATGGTGCAAAAATGGGCTATCTTCATTTATCTCAAACTGTTGGTTTAAATCTATACTGCTTAATGACATTTTGAACTTTGTCATTGTTTTATTTCATCATTCGCAGAATATATGCAGGAAACAGTAAAACATGAAGAATTTTTCTGTGCTCATGTTTGTGTCAAAGCATAGAACTGTTTTAGTACTGTTTTTTTATTTATAGTATTCTACCATATTTCACCACATGTGCATAAAACTTACCAATACAGAGTATAGTGTTGCTACCTTATTGCTAATATAATACATACAAATTTAGAGTGAAATCAGAGTTGATTGTTATCTTACATATGTTCAGCGCACCAAAGAAATTCAAGACATTAAGAAATCTTTCATTGACATCTTCACAATTGATCTTGACTATCTTAAGGTGTTGTGATATTTTGTTCGATTTCGCTGATGCATCAGGGTGTCCTTTCATTTGCACTTTATATTTGCCTCTAGCGGGCAGTACCTGAAATGAAGTCACCACCGAGTTCAATGAATAATAATTGACTAGAACTCAGTCAGCAATGCAGCAGTGGTTCCCTGTTTAGAAATATTTTACCTGGTGTGGAATAAGTGTGAGCTTCTCTAAAAGTGGCGCATGTTCAAGAATACACGCTAGTGCACTGCAATCAGCTGGCTGACACCAGAAATCGTGATTGAGTACCAGGGTCTTCCACTTGGAAAATATGGGGCACCACCTCAGATCCCTTCTGAAAATAAATTGGACAGATCGCAAGCAGAaaaaaatatagtaaataaaaCATGTTTTTTTTATCTGGACTACGTGAACATGCATGAAACTATATATAGTTTACTCAATAAGTTCAGATGGTGGGAATGCATGAGTGTGGAAATATATAATTTCTATCAGCAGGGATAATTTTTGACTGGAACACATATAAATTAACGGTGAGTAATATATCGACAGGGACAGAAGACATGTTTGAGTGTACCGTTGGGCGATCGGCTATCAGCACTAGGTCTTTAGCTTGTGCTAAaccgtcaagaaccacacatttTGTTGTATTTTGTCTGGCATAATCAGATGAACCTTCTTCGTCATCACTATCTGAAATGTCACCGGCCCGCATAACGTGATAACAAGCCATGGGATCTTCACAATGGCAGTCATCCAGAGATGAGTTAATCCGGACCTTTGCCCCCACCAACTCTGGCATTCTCCCCAACAGGGGAGTCCGGCCTGACACTATTGTGATCCAGCCACAAAGAAACGAGACGTGGAACACAAATCCGAATGCGCTTCTGATCTTCATTCGAATCGCAGGATGTGATGACTAGGCGTTTAAGCGAAAGAGACGTGATCTTCCTCACCGCGGCCAAGCAGCACTCATTGATCTACAGATGTTCCAGTGCAGGACAGAAATCC is part of the Miscanthus floridulus cultivar M001 chromosome 9, ASM1932011v1, whole genome shotgun sequence genome and encodes:
- the LOC136479602 gene encoding uncharacterized mitochondrial protein AtMg00810-like, coding for MGFKQSAHEVAVYRRGSVHNVLLVNVCVDDLIITGAKEQKVKVFKAQMKKAFDMSDLGLLCFYLGIEVRQDATGIDLRQTHYAKCILELSGMTGYNPAHTPMEEKLKLSQESTTEVDPTHYRRLIGSLRYLVHTRPDIAFAVGYMSWFMERPTMEHLQAVKRILRYVVGTLDYGLHYGRALDTTWFIGYCDSDLTGDVDTSKSTTGTMFFLGDCLVSWQSLKQKVVAL